One Clostridium estertheticum DNA segment encodes these proteins:
- a CDS encoding radical SAM protein — translation MRYEGVVYRPPSEAHSLIVQVTIGCSHNGCSFCEMYKEKKFRIRDLKDIIEDLEQAKLTYGIVKKVFLADGDALVLQTSKLKSILSKIREVFTECERVGIYGTPNDILRKSLDELSELKEFGIGIVYLGVESGSNEILKSINKGVTAGEMLMAGQKVKESGIKLSVTLISGIGGKLKAREHAIESAKLISAINPDYLGLLTLMLENGIPLYEDVQKGKFHVLTPKEIMYETKEFLQNVEVTDCVFRSNHASNYIALSGTLPRDKSQLLEAIDYALKGEYRYKQEEYRRI, via the coding sequence GTGAGATATGAAGGTGTAGTATATAGACCACCCAGTGAGGCGCATAGTCTTATAGTACAAGTTACTATTGGATGTTCACATAATGGGTGTAGCTTTTGTGAGATGTACAAAGAAAAAAAGTTTAGAATACGTGATTTAAAAGATATTATTGAAGATTTGGAGCAGGCTAAATTAACCTATGGAATAGTAAAGAAAGTTTTTCTGGCTGATGGAGATGCACTAGTGCTACAAACTAGTAAATTAAAATCTATATTATCAAAAATAAGAGAAGTGTTTACTGAGTGTGAAAGAGTGGGGATTTATGGTACCCCTAATGATATTTTAAGAAAATCTTTGGATGAACTTAGTGAACTTAAAGAGTTTGGTATTGGCATTGTGTATCTAGGGGTTGAATCTGGGAGTAATGAAATATTAAAAAGTATAAATAAGGGAGTAACTGCAGGTGAGATGCTCATGGCAGGGCAAAAGGTTAAAGAAAGTGGGATAAAGTTATCTGTTACTCTAATTTCAGGAATAGGAGGCAAGTTAAAAGCAAGAGAGCATGCAATAGAGTCTGCAAAGCTTATAAGTGCCATAAACCCAGATTATCTAGGTTTATTAACTTTAATGTTAGAAAATGGAATTCCACTATATGAAGATGTACAAAAGGGTAAATTTCATGTATTAACTCCAAAAGAAATAATGTATGAGACAAAAGAATTCTTGCAAAATGTAGAAGTTACTGACTGTGTCTTTAGGAGCAATCATGCTTCAAATTATATAGCACTTTCGGGAACATTGCCAAGAGATAAAAGTCAGTTATTAGAGGCCATTGACTATGCACTTAAAGGTGAATATAGATATAAGCAAGAAGAATATAGAAGAATATAG
- a CDS encoding DUF1292 domain-containing protein → MKTNETITVLNEFGKKVDLELIDAIKMDGNEYVIVGPKDSDEAYAYRSVVKNGETEYTSIGLGAEFKKVLDKYNEHQA, encoded by the coding sequence ATGAAAACTAATGAAACAATAACAGTACTAAATGAATTTGGCAAGAAAGTAGATTTAGAATTGATTGATGCTATTAAAATGGATGGAAATGAATATGTGATAGTTGGGCCTAAGGATTCTGATGAGGCTTATGCTTACAGATCAGTTGTAAAGAATGGTGAAACGGAATACACGTCTATAGGCCTTGGAGCTGAGTTTAAAAAAGTGTTAGATAAGTATAATGAGCACCAAGCTTAG
- a CDS encoding UPF0158 family protein, whose product MNTVDIDIEALIETISHEDDNLGKSFLDTRTGEVIYIPTEVSLALEKGTLKEDTFDNWLKEFVRVAILISEDNVNRYISTPLIDEDFYIRTMKKYVNSLISNSDLKQELNKALNSKEPIKKFKHVLMDKQNKTEEWYKYEDNCINEFVRAWLKSNSIELKYLN is encoded by the coding sequence TTGAATACAGTAGATATTGATATAGAAGCACTTATAGAAACAATTTCACATGAAGATGATAATTTAGGAAAAAGTTTTTTAGACACAAGAACCGGAGAAGTCATATATATTCCTACAGAAGTGAGTTTAGCCTTAGAAAAGGGAACATTAAAAGAAGATACCTTTGATAATTGGTTAAAAGAATTTGTTAGGGTAGCCATACTTATTAGCGAGGACAACGTTAATAGATATATAAGTACTCCTCTCATAGATGAAGATTTTTATATAAGGACAATGAAAAAATATGTAAATAGCCTAATTAGTAATTCAGATTTAAAACAAGAATTAAATAAGGCATTAAATAGTAAAGAACCTATAAAGAAGTTTAAGCATGTTTTAATGGATAAACAAAATAAAACAGAAGAATGGTATAAATATGAAGATAATTGTATAAATGAGTTTGTTAGAGCCTGGTTAAAGTCAAATAGCATTGAGCTAAAGTATCTAAATTAA
- a CDS encoding DNA polymerase IV: protein MLKLNEKLIFHIDVNSAFLSWSASEKLMQGSDIDLRDIAAVIGGDEESRRGVVLAKSMLAKKNGIITGESLFTARKKCIDLVVISPDFSLYERCSRSMREIFSDYTPYVEKFSIDECFLDVTNYNTSKEAALLLACEIKDRIKAELGFTVNIGISDVKLLAKMASDFEKPDKIHTLFKTEIEKKLWHLPVGELFMVGKRTVPRLNNLNIFTIGDLAQYDVGILKYHFKSSGYVMWKYANGIDNSQVKWNKYEVKGISNSTTLSDDIKSKNEAYKVLLSLVEHTSTRLRNIKKCSYCICVTIRNQEFNDSSRSKTLNNATDSTQEILETVKNLFDELWKGEPIRLLGVSLNNLCEDNFKQTSIFDIDNAYDERKRNLDKTIDNLRRKYGETSVVKSVMLKNKKCP from the coding sequence ATGCTTAAATTAAATGAGAAACTTATTTTTCATATAGATGTTAATTCAGCTTTTCTTTCTTGGAGCGCTTCAGAGAAACTTATGCAAGGCTCGGATATTGACCTCAGGGATATAGCCGCTGTAATAGGAGGGGACGAAGAGTCGCGAAGAGGTGTAGTACTCGCAAAATCTATGTTAGCTAAAAAAAATGGAATAATAACAGGAGAAAGCTTATTTACTGCAAGAAAGAAATGTATAGACCTTGTAGTTATATCACCTGACTTTAGTTTATATGAAAGGTGTAGTAGGAGTATGAGGGAAATTTTTAGTGATTATACACCTTATGTGGAGAAATTCTCTATTGATGAGTGCTTTTTAGATGTAACAAATTATAATACTTCAAAAGAAGCAGCCCTTTTGCTAGCTTGTGAAATTAAGGATAGGATAAAGGCAGAACTAGGATTTACAGTAAATATTGGAATATCAGATGTTAAACTTCTAGCTAAGATGGCATCTGATTTTGAAAAGCCTGATAAAATACATACACTTTTTAAGACGGAGATTGAAAAAAAATTGTGGCATCTACCAGTAGGAGAGCTTTTCATGGTGGGAAAGAGAACTGTTCCTAGGCTTAATAATTTAAATATATTTACTATAGGGGATTTAGCTCAGTATGATGTGGGAATTTTGAAATATCACTTTAAAAGTAGTGGGTATGTGATGTGGAAATATGCAAATGGTATAGATAATTCGCAGGTAAAATGGAATAAATATGAGGTAAAAGGAATAAGCAATTCCACTACATTATCGGATGATATTAAAAGTAAAAATGAAGCCTATAAAGTATTATTATCATTGGTAGAACATACATCAACTAGATTAAGAAATATAAAAAAGTGTTCCTATTGTATTTGTGTGACTATAAGAAATCAGGAATTTAATGATTCTTCTCGCAGTAAGACTTTAAATAATGCTACAGATTCAACGCAGGAAATACTAGAAACAGTTAAAAACCTTTTTGATGAATTATGGAAGGGAGAACCAATAAGATTACTCGGAGTTTCTCTTAATAATTTATGTGAGGATAATTTCAAGCAAACATCAATTTTTGATATTGATAATGCTTATGATGAAAGGAAAAGAAATTTAGATAAAACTATAGATAATCTTAGGCGAAAGTATGGCGAAACTTCAGTTGTGAAATCAGTAATGCTTAAGAATAAAAAGTGTCCATAA
- a CDS encoding M16 family metallopeptidase yields the protein MNKEIFNTQQTELSNGINLITIKKDSQISAIHAGVNIGSLYEEKNEKGIAHFIEHMLFKGTSSRTNEKLNSDLENLGGEYNAYTDFNCTVYSATILNEELDNAVKLIGDMLLNSNFPKEEIEKERGVILAEIRTINDDIEDLSFKRVNEIAFIYSPLREDTIGNENIIKKVARKQLVDFYNRYYVPNNSFISIVSPFEHEDIINMVKKYFGSWSKKKFEKKKITYEHHQFVKEISYKKEIEQSTILYLYTFNELSKDEELALRILNYKFGESANSILFRELREERGLSYDAYTHLDTSNNVKTLYIYTSVSEEDVDEAIEVIDSAIKDIKSEKIVFDDNTIALMKKILKTAIASTIEDSTDLGNYVIHQAMENEDIYQFTEDMKNMGNIKSKDLYNISRKVLQKPTIHIFLPEKRG from the coding sequence ATGAATAAAGAAATTTTTAATACGCAGCAAACAGAATTAAGTAATGGGATTAACCTCATTACTATTAAAAAGGATAGTCAAATTTCAGCAATTCATGCTGGAGTCAATATAGGTTCACTTTATGAAGAAAAAAATGAAAAGGGAATAGCACATTTTATAGAGCACATGCTTTTTAAAGGGACTTCTAGCCGAACTAATGAAAAACTAAACAGCGATTTAGAAAATTTGGGTGGAGAATATAATGCATATACGGATTTTAATTGTACAGTTTATAGTGCTACAATTTTAAATGAAGAATTAGATAATGCAGTAAAGTTGATTGGAGATATGCTCTTAAATTCAAACTTTCCAAAAGAGGAAATTGAAAAGGAAAGAGGAGTCATATTAGCTGAGATCAGAACAATTAATGATGACATTGAAGACTTAAGCTTTAAGCGGGTAAATGAGATTGCATTTATTTATAGTCCGCTTAGGGAGGATACTATAGGTAATGAAAACATAATAAAAAAAGTTGCAAGAAAACAACTTGTTGATTTTTATAATAGATATTACGTGCCAAATAATTCTTTTATATCTATTGTATCCCCATTTGAACATGAGGACATAATAAATATGGTAAAGAAGTATTTTGGTAGTTGGAGTAAAAAGAAATTCGAGAAGAAAAAAATAACATATGAGCATCATCAATTTGTAAAAGAAATATCATATAAAAAAGAAATCGAGCAAAGTACCATACTATATTTATATACTTTTAACGAACTATCTAAAGATGAGGAATTAGCACTTAGAATACTAAACTATAAATTTGGAGAAAGTGCTAACTCTATATTATTTAGAGAACTTAGGGAAGAAAGAGGATTGTCTTATGATGCCTATACTCATTTAGATACTTCAAATAACGTTAAAACACTGTATATTTATACATCGGTTTCAGAAGAAGATGTGGATGAGGCTATTGAAGTAATTGATTCTGCCATTAAGGATATTAAAAGTGAAAAAATAGTTTTTGATGATAATACCATAGCTTTAATGAAGAAAATATTAAAAACTGCTATAGCATCAACCATTGAGGATTCTACGGATCTTGGTAATTATGTAATTCATCAGGCCATGGAAAATGAAGATATATATCAGTTTACTGAAGATATGAAAAATATGGGGAATATTAAAAGTAAGGACCTATATAATATTTCTAGAAAAGTATTACAAAAGCCAACAATTCACATATTTTTACCGGAAAAGAGAGGTTAG
- a CDS encoding DUF1292 domain-containing protein: MEDNKIISMMDEDGEKVDFELVEIIELDENRYALLAPIGDEEDAFVYKITTVDDKEEYIAVEDEEEFERVLEEYESTFDE, encoded by the coding sequence ATGGAAGATAATAAAATTATATCAATGATGGATGAAGATGGCGAAAAGGTTGATTTTGAATTAGTAGAAATCATTGAATTAGATGAAAATAGATATGCGCTATTAGCTCCTATAGGAGATGAAGAGGATGCTTTTGTCTATAAAATTACAACGGTAGATGACAAAGAGGAATATATTGCAGTAGAAGACGAAGAAGAGTTTGAAAGAGTATTAGAAGAATACGAATCAACTTTTGATGAGTAA
- a CDS encoding HD domain-containing protein: MIKMFEEFEKHLIEDEKPSIYFNKIINNESVFTEYPYTLLSCLVEIPQSPEHHPEGNVWIHTMLVVDNAAKVKGLSENPRAFMWGALLHDLGKAPTTKIRKGKITSYDHDTVGAELCRKFLETFTQEEDFIKQVVALVRWHMQTLFVMKDLPFGNVKSMTSEISIKEIALLSECDRLGRGELNDVKIKEEKENIKAFIRKCEKYLEGSK; the protein is encoded by the coding sequence ATGATAAAAATGTTTGAAGAATTTGAAAAGCATCTAATAGAAGACGAGAAGCCTTCTATATATTTCAATAAAATAATAAATAATGAGAGCGTATTTACTGAATATCCTTATACACTATTAAGCTGCTTGGTAGAAATTCCGCAATCACCAGAGCATCATCCAGAAGGAAATGTATGGATACATACAATGTTAGTTGTAGATAATGCAGCAAAGGTAAAAGGCTTAAGTGAAAATCCTAGAGCATTTATGTGGGGTGCATTATTACATGATCTCGGGAAAGCCCCTACTACAAAAATTAGAAAAGGCAAAATAACATCTTATGACCATGATACGGTTGGTGCAGAACTTTGTAGGAAATTTCTTGAAACATTTACACAGGAGGAAGATTTTATTAAACAGGTTGTGGCTCTAGTTAGGTGGCATATGCAAACTCTTTTTGTAATGAAAGATTTACCATTTGGGAATGTGAAAAGCATGACTTCAGAAATATCCATCAAAGAAATTGCACTGTTATCAGAGTGCGATAGACTTGGTAGGGGTGAGCTCAATGATGTTAAAATCAAAGAGGAAAAGGAAAATATTAAAGCTTTTATCCGCAAGTGCGAGAAGTATTTAGAGGGTTCTAAGTAG
- a CDS encoding biotin--[acetyl-CoA-carboxylase] ligase, translating to MKGKILKLLKESGNDFISGQKISEELGVSRAAIWKYINTIKEDGYEIEAISRKGYRIISSPDILTFEEIKDFLTTQYIGKNIIHYDSIGSTNSIAKKLAESGEEHGTVIISEEQTTGRGRLGRNWISPKYKGIWMSIILRPNIVTENISQITLIGAAAVQEAIMKMGIKTSIKWPNDIVLSSRKVCGILTEMSGEIDHINYLVMGIGINVNLEEKDLPTDLKDVATSLKIESSKYMNRKLLLANVLNTFEVLYNDFVENGNVSETMEICRKNSLLIGKEIQLVNRGKVTKVKAIDISDSGELVVENQQGLLEYIVSGEVSVRGIYGYNK from the coding sequence ATGAAAGGGAAAATTCTTAAGTTACTTAAGGAAAGTGGAAATGATTTTATATCTGGACAAAAAATAAGTGAAGAGCTAGGAGTTAGTCGCGCTGCTATATGGAAATATATAAATACAATTAAAGAAGATGGCTATGAAATTGAAGCAATTTCAAGAAAAGGTTATAGGATAATCTCCTCACCAGATATACTTACCTTTGAGGAGATTAAAGACTTCCTAACTACGCAGTACATAGGTAAAAATATAATTCACTATGATTCTATAGGCTCAACCAATTCTATTGCCAAAAAATTAGCTGAGAGCGGAGAAGAGCACGGAACAGTTATAATAAGCGAAGAACAAACAACAGGCCGTGGACGGCTAGGGCGAAATTGGATATCTCCTAAATATAAGGGCATATGGATGTCAATAATACTTAGACCAAACATAGTTACAGAAAATATATCGCAAATAACTTTAATAGGGGCAGCAGCTGTCCAAGAGGCTATTATGAAAATGGGCATTAAAACTAGTATTAAGTGGCCTAATGATATAGTACTAAGCAGCAGAAAAGTATGTGGTATATTAACAGAAATGAGTGGAGAAATAGATCATATTAATTATTTAGTTATGGGAATTGGTATAAATGTAAACTTGGAAGAAAAAGATTTACCAACCGATCTAAAAGATGTTGCTACTTCACTTAAAATAGAGAGTAGTAAATATATGAACAGAAAGCTTTTGCTTGCCAATGTCTTAAACACTTTTGAGGTGTTATACAATGATTTTGTGGAAAATGGCAATGTATCCGAAACTATGGAGATTTGTAGAAAAAATTCCTTACTTATAGGAAAAGAGATTCAATTGGTAAATAGAGGAAAAGTAACAAAGGTTAAGGCAATAGATATAAGTGATAGTGGTGAATTAGTTGTTGAAAATCAACAAGGATTGTTAGAATATATTGTTTCAGGAGAAGTTTCTGTAAGAGGAATTTATGGGTATAACAAGTGA
- a CDS encoding QueT transporter family protein — protein MNIKLNEGTISVKIRRIVFAAMVAAIYAALTLSLSFFSFGVIQYRIAEGLTILPYFASFSIPGLVIGCIVSNIISPLGIMDMIFGSLATFIAAISTYYIGKSKLKFKRILAPLPAVVINALIIGIMLKLLYFKDMPLLLCMLQVAWGELVCCYGIGLPLIYVIEKNSILRNFFK, from the coding sequence ATGAATATTAAATTAAATGAAGGAACCATATCTGTAAAAATAAGAAGAATTGTTTTTGCAGCAATGGTAGCTGCTATTTATGCAGCTTTAACTCTGAGCTTATCGTTTTTCAGCTTTGGAGTTATTCAATATCGTATTGCTGAAGGACTTACTATCCTACCTTACTTTGCATCTTTTTCAATCCCAGGGCTGGTAATTGGTTGTATAGTTTCTAATATCATAAGTCCACTAGGTATTATGGATATGATTTTCGGTTCCCTTGCAACATTTATAGCCGCGATTTCAACTTACTATATTGGTAAAAGCAAACTGAAATTCAAAAGAATACTTGCTCCATTACCGGCTGTAGTAATTAATGCCCTTATTATAGGCATTATGTTAAAGCTTTTATATTTTAAAGACATGCCCCTTTTACTTTGTATGCTGCAAGTTGCATGGGGAGAATTGGTCTGCTGTTATGGAATTGGATTACCTCTTATTTATGTTATTGAAAAGAACTCAATTTTGAGGAATTTTTTTAAATAA
- a CDS encoding glycerol-3-phosphate responsive antiterminator, producing MENEFYNKIRENPVIAAVNNLEKLEKAIKSPC from the coding sequence ATGGAAAATGAATTTTATAATAAAATTCGAGAAAACCCGGTAATTGCTGCGGTAAATAATTTGGAAAAGTTAGAAAAAGCCATAAAATCTCCCTGCTAA
- a CDS encoding MgtC/SapB family protein: protein MLAYEVAIRLALAVVVGGLIGYEREAKNRPAGFRTHILVCLGAAVTSMIQLYSIQDATNMIIQHPELQNALKADIGRLGAQVITGVGFLGAGTIIHEKGSVKGLTTAASIWTVACIGLAVGLGYYTLTILATICVFIVLVFFKTFEARLFKNSNIIKIEIQYSNKKNMVEKLEQYFEGMGIKVKTIDFSIEDEEENPEYSTTIYTILAPRHIKSNRIVQRLCTFEEIYKANLV from the coding sequence ATGTTAGCATATGAAGTAGCAATAAGGCTTGCCCTTGCAGTTGTAGTTGGCGGCTTAATTGGATATGAGAGAGAAGCTAAAAATAGACCAGCAGGTTTTAGAACGCATATTCTAGTATGCTTAGGTGCTGCCGTTACCTCAATGATACAATTATATTCAATTCAAGATGCAACCAATATGATAATTCAGCATCCAGAACTCCAAAATGCATTAAAAGCAGATATTGGAAGACTGGGGGCACAAGTTATAACTGGCGTTGGATTTTTAGGGGCAGGGACTATTATACATGAGAAGGGATCAGTAAAAGGACTTACTACTGCGGCAAGTATTTGGACAGTGGCATGCATTGGACTTGCAGTTGGACTGGGGTATTATACTTTAACTATACTAGCAACTATATGTGTTTTTATAGTATTAGTATTTTTTAAGACTTTTGAAGCTAGGCTTTTTAAGAACAGTAATATTATTAAAATTGAAATTCAATATAGCAACAAGAAAAATATGGTAGAAAAATTAGAACAGTACTTTGAGGGTATGGGGATAAAAGTTAAGACTATTGACTTTTCTATTGAGGATGAAGAAGAAAATCCAGAGTATAGCACAACAATTTATACTATTTTAGCACCAAGACATATTAAGAGCAATAGAATTGTACAAAGACTATGCACTTTTGAAGAAATATACAAAGCAAATTTAGTATGA
- a CDS encoding DEAD/DEAH box helicase gives MEKLKFDELGLSESVLHAIQDLKFEYPSDIQEKAIPVVLEGFDIIGQAQTGTGKTLAFGAPILSRMERPNGKVQAIIMSPTRELAVQVAEELSRIAKHERVKILPIYGGQSIDRQISALKRGVDIVVGTPGRLLDHIRKGTLKLANAKFLVLDEADEMLNMGFIEDIESIISNLSEDRQTLLFSATMPRAIKILSKKYMHPETKIISIEKKSLTVSKIKQYYYEVNPKTKFESLCRILDVDAPKTCILFCKTKKGVDELVDALQPRGYTVEGMHGDMKQSQRMNTLKKFKDGNLNYLIATDVAARGIDVENVTHVINYDLPQDSESYIHRIGRTGRAGKEGTAYSLITRREASAIRQIERDTKSIITKKTVPTITDIFAAKSETILDSIKLVLDENLYENFLPLGKGLIKEFGAEDVAASLIKIIFDKEVNYNYADDSVTTTLTDNVRLFLSIGRMDEVMTKDIISFLCETANINKNELGRIDILDKFSFLDVPSNLVDSILNNSSGKKLNSRKVNIEVAKSRR, from the coding sequence ATTGAAAAACTTAAATTTGATGAACTAGGACTAAGCGAATCAGTACTACACGCTATACAGGATTTGAAATTTGAATATCCATCTGATATCCAAGAAAAAGCTATTCCAGTTGTATTAGAAGGCTTTGATATTATAGGTCAGGCTCAAACAGGAACTGGTAAAACATTAGCCTTTGGTGCACCTATTTTAAGCAGAATGGAAAGACCAAATGGAAAAGTTCAAGCAATAATAATGTCTCCAACAAGAGAACTTGCTGTTCAAGTTGCTGAAGAACTTTCACGTATTGCAAAACATGAAAGAGTTAAAATATTGCCAATCTATGGTGGTCAATCTATTGATAGACAAATATCAGCTCTAAAAAGAGGAGTAGATATTGTTGTTGGAACTCCTGGAAGATTACTAGACCATATTAGAAAAGGCACTTTAAAACTTGCCAATGCTAAGTTTCTTGTTTTAGATGAAGCTGATGAAATGTTAAACATGGGCTTTATTGAAGATATTGAAAGTATTATAAGTAATTTAAGTGAAGATAGACAGACTTTACTTTTCTCAGCTACTATGCCAAGAGCTATTAAAATATTGTCTAAAAAATATATGCATCCTGAAACAAAGATTATTTCAATCGAAAAGAAGTCTTTAACCGTTTCTAAGATTAAGCAATATTACTATGAAGTAAATCCAAAAACTAAATTTGAATCATTATGTAGAATTCTTGATGTTGATGCTCCTAAGACTTGTATACTATTCTGTAAAACTAAAAAAGGTGTAGATGAGTTAGTAGACGCATTACAACCAAGAGGATATACAGTAGAAGGTATGCACGGAGACATGAAACAAAGTCAAAGAATGAACACTCTAAAAAAATTCAAAGATGGTAATCTAAATTACCTAATTGCAACTGATGTAGCTGCAAGAGGAATAGATGTAGAAAATGTTACTCATGTAATAAATTATGATCTACCACAAGATAGTGAATCATATATACATAGAATTGGAAGAACTGGTAGAGCTGGTAAAGAGGGTACAGCTTATAGTCTTATTACAAGACGAGAAGCATCTGCTATAAGACAGATTGAACGTGATACTAAAAGTATAATCACTAAGAAAACTGTACCTACTATAACAGATATTTTTGCAGCAAAATCAGAAACTATTTTAGATTCTATAAAATTAGTTTTAGATGAAAATTTATATGAAAACTTTCTTCCACTAGGTAAAGGTCTTATAAAAGAATTCGGAGCTGAAGATGTAGCTGCTTCTCTAATAAAAATTATATTTGATAAAGAAGTTAACTATAACTATGCAGATGATTCTGTAACAACAACATTAACAGATAATGTTAGATTATTCCTTTCTATCGGAAGAATGGATGAAGTTATGACTAAAGATATTATATCTTTCTTATGCGAGACAGCTAATATTAATAAAAATGAACTTGGCCGTATTGATATTTTAGATAAATTCTCATTTTTAGATGTACCTTCAAATCTAGTTGATTCAATCCTTAACAATAGTTCAGGTAAGAAGTTAAATAGTAGAAAAGTAAATATTGAGGTTGCTAAATCTAGAAGATAG
- a CDS encoding CCA tRNA nucleotidyltransferase yields MIDKNIEMHIPIDVKIILECLENNGYESYIVGGSVRDCKIGKALPKDYDITTNALPEDIIRIFDKTVPTGIEHGTVTVMINGDGYEVTTYRIDGEYLDNRRPEGVTFVLNLKEDLARRDFTINALAFNEQHGLIDYFGGRLDLENKIIRAVGEANKRFQEDALRMLRAIRFAASLDFHIEEKTLEAIKANSNLILNVSNERIRDELCKMMVSNNSTKALRGLEETKLLEFILPELQKAVGFNQKNPHHDKDVFEHILAVVENSPQSLNIRMAALLHDIAKPNCFTIDKRGIGHFYGHDKKSFIMCQQILRRLKFDNQSISKISILVKEHMNVLTKPSDASVKRLINRVGVDLVRDLFALQRADALGSKSSEIRLGEISRVEERAMAILESKVPLSVSDLAVNGGDLMSEFSIKSGKEIGEMLKFLLDKTLENPELNSKEKLLAIIQHEYKK; encoded by the coding sequence ATGATTGATAAAAACATAGAAATGCATATACCAATAGATGTGAAAATCATTTTAGAATGTTTGGAAAATAATGGATATGAATCTTATATAGTAGGCGGAAGTGTACGTGATTGTAAAATTGGCAAAGCCCTGCCTAAGGACTATGATATAACTACTAATGCTCTGCCTGAAGATATTATTAGAATCTTTGATAAAACGGTACCTACAGGTATAGAACACGGAACTGTCACTGTTATGATAAATGGAGATGGATACGAAGTTACAACATACAGAATAGACGGCGAATACCTAGACAATAGAAGACCGGAGGGTGTTACATTTGTTCTAAATTTAAAAGAAGACTTAGCTAGAAGAGATTTTACTATAAATGCACTGGCTTTTAATGAGCAGCATGGTCTTATTGATTATTTTGGTGGCAGGTTGGATTTAGAAAATAAAATAATTAGAGCTGTAGGAGAGGCGAATAAAAGGTTTCAAGAGGACGCACTAAGAATGCTTAGGGCTATTCGTTTTGCAGCGTCATTAGATTTTCATATAGAGGAAAAAACACTAGAGGCTATAAAAGCAAATTCTAACCTTATTTTAAATGTAAGTAATGAAAGAATTAGAGATGAACTATGTAAAATGATGGTATCCAATAACTCTACAAAAGCTTTAAGAGGACTAGAGGAGACTAAACTATTAGAATTTATACTACCAGAACTTCAAAAGGCCGTAGGATTTAATCAGAAAAATCCTCACCATGACAAAGATGTATTTGAACACATTTTAGCAGTTGTGGAAAACAGCCCGCAGTCATTAAATATAAGAATGGCAGCATTGTTACACGACATAGCTAAACCAAATTGTTTTACTATAGATAAGAGGGGTATAGGTCATTTTTATGGCCATGATAAAAAAAGCTTTATAATGTGCCAGCAAATACTTAGACGACTTAAATTCGATAATCAAAGTATAAGTAAAATCAGCATTTTAGTAAAGGAACATATGAATGTACTTACAAAACCATCAGATGCTTCTGTAAAACGCCTTATTAATAGAGTTGGTGTAGATTTAGTACGTGACCTCTTCGCCTTGCAGAGAGCAGATGCGCTGGGTTCTAAGTCTTCTGAAATCCGTTTAGGCGAAATTAGTAGAGTAGAAGAAAGAGCAATGGCTATTTTAGAATCTAAAGTTCCACTATCAGTAAGTGATCTTGCAGTAAACGGCGGAGATTTAATGAGTGAATTTTCTATTAAATCAGGGAAAGAGATAGGGGAGATGCTTAAATTTCTTTTAGATAAAACCTTAGAAAATCCAGAACTTAATAGCAAAGAGAAACTTTTAGCTATAATTCAACATGAATATAAGAAATAA